A genomic window from Gossypium hirsutum isolate 1008001.06 chromosome D12, Gossypium_hirsutum_v2.1, whole genome shotgun sequence includes:
- the LOC107947451 gene encoding insulin-degrading enzyme-like 1, peroxisomal, which produces MWVLVLFVTLTASKALPIFLHGGRTNAFTAFEMTNYFFDVNTDCFEEALDRFAQFFIKPLMSADATMREIKAIDSENQKNLLSDAWRMNQLQKHLSLESHPYHKFSTS; this is translated from the exons ATGTGGGTGTTGGTTCTTTTTGTGACCCTGACGGCCTCGAAGGCCTTGCCCATTTTCTTG CATGGAGGTAGAACAAACGCCTTCACAGCTTTTGAGATGACCAACTATTTTTTTGATGTTAACACTGATTGCTTTGAAGAGGCTTTGGACCG GTTCGCACAGTTCTTCATCAAACCATTGATGTCAGCTGATGCTACCATGAGGGAAATTAAAGCTATCGATTCTG AGAACCAGAAAAATTTACTGTCCGATGCATGGAGAATGAACCAg CTTCAGAAACATCTAAGCTTGGAAAGTCATCCATATCATAAATTCAGCACAAGTTAA